A portion of the Candidatus Nitrosotenuis aquarius genome contains these proteins:
- the aspS gene encoding aspartate--tRNA(Asn) ligase: MKFKKTHDIESISISLEGKQIVIGGWVEDLRKLGKMSFLTVRDVTGLAQVIVKDIALPEDLTRQTVVMIQGIVQATKARDFAYEIKAEAIDILTRAVHPLPIDPIGRLESNIDNRLNARALDLRNQRVAAIFKIRSAVLASLRKTFLEKKFIEITTPKIIGSASEGGANLFSLEYFGKKAYLAQSPQLYKEQMTIGLERVFEIASFYRAEKSHTGRHLSEFTSIDLEAAFMDYTDVIQILEDLVVQVFKDIIANCQKELAILERKLEVPKTPFDRITYSQLIDELKNKGVDLKWGDDLLDSHLKLVGESHPGLFFLLDWPMALKPFYIHPKDDDPKISRSFDLQFGHLELSSGGRRLHDPATLKARIAEQGLDPATFEDHLRAFDWGMPPHSGWGMGLDRLMTVLVGMDNVREVVLYPRDPERLSP; encoded by the coding sequence ATGAAGTTCAAAAAAACGCACGACATTGAATCCATATCGATATCCCTAGAAGGAAAGCAAATAGTAATTGGCGGCTGGGTTGAGGATTTACGAAAACTGGGCAAAATGTCGTTTCTGACCGTGCGAGATGTCACTGGATTGGCACAAGTAATAGTAAAAGACATTGCACTGCCTGAGGACCTGACTCGCCAGACAGTAGTAATGATACAAGGAATAGTGCAGGCAACAAAGGCGCGTGACTTTGCATATGAAATTAAGGCCGAGGCAATTGACATTTTGACTAGAGCAGTCCATCCACTGCCAATAGACCCAATTGGAAGGCTGGAATCAAACATCGACAACAGGCTAAATGCTCGAGCACTTGACTTGCGAAACCAGCGAGTCGCTGCAATATTTAAGATCCGCTCTGCGGTTTTGGCGTCATTGCGAAAAACATTCTTGGAGAAAAAATTCATCGAAATTACCACGCCAAAAATAATTGGTAGTGCAAGTGAGGGCGGCGCCAACTTGTTTTCATTAGAGTATTTTGGCAAAAAAGCATACCTTGCTCAATCACCGCAACTATACAAAGAACAGATGACAATTGGATTAGAACGCGTATTTGAGATTGCGTCATTTTATAGAGCGGAAAAATCCCACACTGGTAGGCACCTATCTGAATTTACATCAATTGATTTGGAAGCTGCATTTATGGACTATACCGATGTAATACAAATCCTAGAGGACTTGGTGGTGCAAGTATTCAAAGATATAATTGCAAACTGCCAAAAAGAGCTTGCCATATTGGAGAGAAAACTAGAAGTGCCCAAGACGCCTTTTGATAGAATAACATATTCGCAGTTAATTGATGAGCTCAAAAACAAAGGAGTCGACTTGAAATGGGGCGATGATCTATTGGACTCGCACTTGAAGTTGGTTGGCGAGTCGCATCCGGGCTTGTTCTTTTTGCTTGACTGGCCTATGGCACTAAAACCATTTTACATTCACCCAAAGGATGATGACCCCAAGATTTCACGCTCATTTGACCTGCAGTTTGGGCATTTAGAGTTGTCCTCTGGAGGCAGAAGACTGCACGATCCTGCCACCCTCAAGGCTCGAATTGCAGAGCAGGGATTGGACCCTGCCACATTTGAGGACCATTTGCGCGCATTTGACTGGGGCATGCCACCTCACTCCGGATGGGGAATGGGCTTGGACAGACTGATGACCGTACTAGTTGGAATGGATAATGTCCGCGAAGTGGTGCTGTATCCTCGCGACCCAGAGCGATTATCGCCATAA
- a CDS encoding transcription elongation factor NusA: MLQVPICVFDAKNSVLCPQCESKLESGQLTQADVDASMKLAKLAKTIPEIEKFSMNSCRQIGLNHVLYLSKHDIDATRKSRTLYRAISGEFSGKVWLVESEASDRKFIEDLFFPAKLLSINAVWAPGGLQKTKVIVSGKWTSRFPIDTEQVAKIVKELRQLDIVIEFEEKK; encoded by the coding sequence ATGTTGCAAGTGCCCATCTGCGTCTTTGATGCAAAAAACTCGGTTCTCTGTCCGCAGTGCGAATCCAAGCTGGAATCGGGCCAGCTCACGCAGGCAGACGTTGATGCGTCAATGAAATTGGCAAAACTTGCCAAGACAATTCCGGAAATAGAGAAATTTTCCATGAACTCGTGTCGGCAAATCGGGCTCAATCATGTGTTGTATTTATCAAAGCATGACATTGACGCCACAAGAAAGAGCCGCACATTATACCGGGCAATATCTGGCGAGTTTTCAGGCAAGGTCTGGCTTGTGGAATCGGAGGCATCTGACAGGAAATTCATAGAGGATTTGTTCTTTCCTGCCAAACTATTGTCAATTAATGCGGTTTGGGCGCCAGGAGGCCTGCAGAAAACAAAGGTAATTGTGTCTGGCAAGTGGACAAGCCGATTCCCAATCGACACTGAGCAGGTGGCAAAGATTGTAAAAGAGCTGCGCCAGCTTGATATCGTAATAGAATTTGAGGAAAAGAAATGA
- a CDS encoding ABC transporter ATP-binding protein: MSFLSIQNLNAVYPTEQGPVRAVQDVSFSINPGESVGIVGESACGKSTLGLSIIRTIPGGKIESGNVILEGKSILDLSDAEFDSQYRWKKISMIFQGAMNSLDPVYTISQQFSDIQRQHQSNDREIIRSLLSQVGLDESILSKYPHELSGGMKQRIVIAMALLLKPRLVIADEPTTALDVLVQSQILNLFKSLKKQGVSFVVISHDLAVISEVCEKIGIMYAGQMVEFGTAKQILQNPRHPYTQALIKSIPRLHDSQKPQYITGSPPGLVNPKPGCRFASRCNRVMDKCALDPKYTKTESGYVQCWLYE; the protein is encoded by the coding sequence ATGAGTTTTCTTTCCATACAAAATCTAAATGCAGTTTATCCAACCGAACAAGGGCCTGTCCGGGCGGTGCAGGATGTCTCTTTTTCTATCAATCCGGGTGAATCAGTGGGCATAGTAGGCGAGAGCGCATGCGGCAAAAGCACGCTTGGCCTATCCATAATTAGGACCATTCCTGGCGGCAAAATAGAGTCAGGCAATGTCATCCTAGAAGGCAAATCTATTTTGGATCTGTCTGATGCCGAGTTTGACTCGCAATACCGATGGAAGAAAATATCCATGATATTCCAGGGGGCAATGAACTCACTGGATCCAGTATACACAATATCGCAGCAATTCTCAGACATTCAAAGACAGCACCAATCCAATGACCGAGAAATAATCCGGTCATTATTGTCCCAAGTCGGCCTCGACGAATCCATATTATCAAAATATCCGCACGAGCTCTCAGGCGGAATGAAGCAGAGAATAGTAATAGCAATGGCATTACTACTAAAACCAAGGCTAGTCATTGCAGATGAGCCGACAACTGCGCTGGATGTTCTGGTGCAGTCCCAAATTCTAAATCTGTTCAAGTCGCTAAAAAAGCAAGGAGTATCGTTTGTGGTAATATCGCATGACCTGGCGGTAATATCCGAGGTCTGCGAAAAAATAGGAATCATGTATGCTGGTCAGATGGTAGAGTTTGGCACAGCAAAGCAGATTCTGCAAAATCCAAGACACCCATATACGCAGGCGCTAATCAAGTCAATTCCAAGGTTGCACGATTCGCAAAAGCCGCAATACATCACGGGATCCCCGCCGGGACTAGTAAACCCAAAGCCCGGCTGCCGGTTTGCGTCAAGATGTAATCGTGTGATGGACAAGTGTGCCCTGGATCCAAAATACACCAAGACAGAATCAGGATACGTGCAGTGCTGGCTCTATGAATAA
- a CDS encoding DUF6659 family protein — protein MTAKKLEEICNKISLISPYIRFVGIINTNGELLAYKRREHMTPLLDSTATKNQFAHIAIKTDMEAKFDKSLGEVQFVWEERKKVQTISFAVGKHRVWVSIDKKVIRSEMLRIIDSCLPIVKNYS, from the coding sequence ATGACTGCAAAAAAGCTGGAAGAAATCTGCAACAAAATTTCGCTAATTAGCCCCTACATCCGGTTTGTGGGAATAATCAACACAAACGGGGAACTTTTGGCATACAAGAGAAGGGAGCACATGACTCCACTTTTGGATTCTACTGCTACAAAGAATCAGTTTGCTCATATAGCGATAAAAACAGACATGGAGGCAAAGTTCGACAAGAGTCTGGGCGAGGTCCAGTTCGTGTGGGAAGAGCGCAAAAAGGTCCAGACAATATCGTTTGCGGTTGGAAAGCATCGAGTTTGGGTTTCAATTGACAAAAAAGTCATACGATCAGAGATGCTCCGAATTATTGACTCGTGCTTGCCTATTGTGAAAAATTATTCATAG
- a CDS encoding YqaA family protein: MDLSAIFPFADEIGYLGLALVSFFGSLIPFVPLPSFILLATMSAGDKFNIHYLVFIAAITSTVAKQIIFLISYEGRRIITEKTRKRMRPFERLVKRYGAAAAFVAAATPIPDDLIYIPLGLAKYNPLRFFISTLIGKIVLCYAIVLISHYFGMNYVDPVLENIEDPTIIYVGFAVFVAVTTSSVLLVLRLNWEKILGRFAPWTIQKDDDQS, encoded by the coding sequence GTGGATTTATCCGCCATTTTCCCATTTGCCGACGAGATTGGCTATTTGGGCCTGGCGCTGGTAAGCTTTTTTGGCTCTCTGATTCCGTTTGTCCCGTTGCCGTCTTTCATATTGTTGGCTACAATGTCTGCTGGCGACAAGTTCAACATACATTATTTGGTGTTTATTGCGGCAATTACATCCACTGTCGCAAAGCAGATCATATTTCTGATATCATACGAAGGACGAAGAATAATCACGGAAAAGACAAGAAAGAGAATGAGGCCATTTGAGAGGCTAGTCAAGCGATACGGGGCAGCCGCTGCATTTGTAGCTGCAGCCACTCCAATTCCAGATGATCTCATCTACATTCCGCTGGGCCTTGCAAAATACAATCCTCTGAGATTTTTCATCTCCACCTTGATTGGCAAAATAGTTTTGTGCTATGCAATAGTGCTGATATCGCATTATTTTGGAATGAACTATGTCGATCCTGTTCTGGAGAATATAGAGGATCCGACCATCATCTATGTCGGATTTGCAGTGTTTGTGGCAGTAACAACAAGTTCTGTGCTCCTGGTCTTGCGCCTAAACTGGGAAAAAATCCTGGGCCGATTCGCACCATGGACTATACAAAAAGACGATGATCAATCCTAA
- a CDS encoding DNA-3-methyladenine glycosylase: protein MRLARKFYEQDTVDVARNLLGKVLVRKIGKTTISGIITETEAYRQSDDPASHAYRGITPRNQAMFGNVGCAYVYFTYGMYHCVNVVARSQKHLAGAVLIRALRPKTGIDIMIKNRKTDRITNLTSGPGKLTIALDITKKQYGEDLVRSSSLYITNGITPDRIIASPRIGIRFGLDKKWNFRIDHRLFV, encoded by the coding sequence ATGAGACTAGCACGAAAATTCTACGAGCAAGACACAGTAGATGTCGCAAGGAATCTACTAGGCAAAGTCCTAGTGCGCAAAATAGGAAAAACTACAATATCGGGCATAATAACAGAGACTGAGGCCTATCGCCAATCGGACGATCCTGCAAGCCATGCATATAGAGGAATCACTCCCAGAAACCAGGCAATGTTTGGAAATGTCGGATGTGCCTATGTGTATTTCACATATGGGATGTATCACTGTGTCAATGTTGTGGCAAGAAGCCAAAAGCATCTGGCAGGTGCAGTCTTGATTCGCGCCCTGCGGCCAAAGACTGGAATTGACATCATGATAAAAAACAGAAAGACCGACAGGATAACAAACCTGACAAGTGGCCCAGGCAAACTCACAATAGCGCTAGACATTACAAAAAAGCAGTACGGTGAGGATCTAGTAAGATCATCATCGCTATACATCACAAATGGAATCACGCCTGACAGAATAATTGCGTCACCAAGAATTGGAATACGATTTGGCCTTGACAAAAAATGGAACTTTAGGATTGATCATCGTCTTTTTGTATAG
- a CDS encoding uracil-DNA glycosylase has translation MSISEIRDHVISCTKCELCKTRTNAVPGKGNPSAKIVFIGEAPGRTEDIRGEPFVGSAGKKLSDALAKNGILRDSVYITNVVKCRPPNNRVPNESERESCRPYLNAELEAIKPEIICVLGNTASNSVLGQGEITKNRGKIIEKDGKKYFLTFHPAAIIYNQELAAIFESDIATLAKLVK, from the coding sequence ATGAGCATTTCTGAAATTAGGGACCATGTGATATCTTGCACCAAATGTGAGCTGTGCAAGACTCGCACCAATGCAGTGCCAGGAAAGGGAAACCCAAGTGCCAAAATCGTATTCATCGGTGAGGCACCGGGAAGAACGGAAGACATACGGGGAGAGCCGTTTGTCGGCTCGGCAGGAAAGAAACTCTCCGATGCTCTTGCAAAAAACGGAATTTTGCGAGACTCGGTATACATTACAAACGTGGTCAAGTGCCGCCCGCCAAACAACCGCGTTCCAAATGAATCCGAGCGGGAATCATGTAGGCCATATCTAAATGCAGAGCTAGAAGCAATCAAGCCTGAGATAATCTGTGTTTTGGGCAATACCGCAAGCAATTCTGTCTTGGGACAAGGAGAAATAACAAAGAACAGGGGCAAAATCATAGAAAAAGACGGCAAAAAGTATTTTCTGACGTTTCACCCAGCCGCAATAATTTACAACCAGGAATTGGCTGCAATATTTGAGTCAGACATTGCAACACTTGCAAAACTAGTAAAATGA